TTATCCGTTAAAAATTTTGAAGTTGTTTCAACTCCATCAAGTTTTACAATTTTAAATTGTAAAGCTAAAAAGAATAATATTAAACCAACAACACTTCCTGGAACTGGAATACCAGTTAATTTAGTTATACTTTGACCTAAAAATGAAAATCCCATAATGTATGTTAGTTCTAAAATAATATCCATTGTGTACCTTCTTTCTTATTTATAATTTTTCTAATAAGTAATTTATAGACTTTATAAACTCAAGTTTAGTAAAAGGTTTAGATATTAAACTTCTTGC
The nucleotide sequence above comes from Pseudostreptobacillus hongkongensis. Encoded proteins:
- a CDS encoding CidA/LrgA family protein; this translates as MDIILELTYIMGFSFLGQSITKLTGIPVPGSVVGLILFFLALQFKIVKLDGVETTSKFLTDNLAILFIPAGVAIITNFSKIRDIWFILAIICFVSTIISLIFVGKLTQHLIHRGDKK